ATTATTAAATACTTATCCAAAGAATTCTCATTTTAAACTGAACCACTTAGAATTCCAAATACGCTTTCATGTCTCAATAAAATGTAAAACCCACTTCCCTGCtattttaaattctattttatccgtgtttgtatattttctatttatagAAATAACAGATCGTTTACAACCATGTCATCGGCTTAATTTCTTAGTTCTCATTTGACATGCATATCCTAACCAAAAAAATCTAAAATTCAAATTCTAAGAAATCCGTTAAGCCGTTTATTTTCATCTGATCATATCTCCGATACGAAACACAATCGGTTGCCTAATCAATCTTACAAAGAACTACATGATAGAGTACATGAACGTACAACTGTATTGAAGGCAAGATCGTTGTGGTGTACATCACTAGTCTGGGACGTGACAATACATTTCGTCCTGTGCGTGCATAGAGATACGCAAGTGTTCACGCACAGACCACGCTTCAGATTGTTCCCTTGGGTGCAGCGACTGGCCGTGACACGAATGTCAATGTATCTGTTAATGCAACTCTCTGGCGCGCGTTTGTCCGCACGTTTAACCATAGGCGAGGCGGAGTAACGTAATAGGCACGCGACTTGGTGAAAGCCGTCGGGGTTCTTACGATATACATATACGAGGGTTATGTTATTATACTCCATAACGATTATGGTCGCGTACGCGTGAAAGGAGATATCTAGGGACATCGCGCTGTTCACGTCTTTCTCCAGCTGGTTATGCTTCAAGAGGAATCAGGAGTTTTTCTACTACGTGGATGATATTAAAGTAATATCTAATAAACTTACAACTTCATAATTATTCGTCAGTTCCTGTAAATATTGAGCCATCCACCCAGGGAACAAGCTCATACATACTGTTGCATGAGTAACTCTTATTTTGTCCTATATAATAATGTATAGAAATACCAACTCACGTCTCCCATTAATGCTATGTTAAGTTTTGGAAAAAATAGTCAAACTCCAGCGAAAGTCACTCTCAAACCAGTCAGTCATAATGTTAAGACCAACAGAATCATTCCTAACTATGTAAGCCTATCTCTTTTTACCACCTTCCTTCTTCACCAACTTTAGGTAGAATAGTCGTATTTGCGCAGTGTTCTTAATAAAATCTCTTGCCCAATTTTATGATTGGTGAACGAGCTCAGATAATTCACAATCACTAAGTATTTCTCGTATTAAAGAATGTTCTTTCAGGGAAACGTTTGCTACGGAAAACCGTTACAATcttcttaaaaaaaaaataatgccTCAGAAACGAAatgcaaatattttttaaagatttaGTCTGCAATTAAAAATCATTTTAATCGTTTTCATTTCCTTGTTATACttctattaagattattcttcATTCGATTTTATCGAAAATCTGTAGAAGAAAAAACATAAATTTCTGTTACAGAAAATGGCAATCTAAGAGCTCACTACACGAAAACGGTCGTTCGCGCAGGGGAAGTTCTGCGATTAGCAGCGGTTTTCCAAGACACGCGAAGAGTGCCAGTTTCCAGTGGCATTTCTAGCGTCGTTAGCGGTGTTCCAGAGAGCAAGAGTTCAAGGACGTCAGAAAGAGATCAGTACGCCCAGTGTCTAGATTCCCACGGACACGAGTTATTTGCACCGCTTTCAACGAGAGGAGAATTCTATGCTACCTGCCAAAGTGGAAGTCTTGATACGGGAAGTGATGCCGTACTCTACAGAGTTCATCAACTTGCCAGAAGGGATCTTCCACTGAGGGTAAATTTAAAGTAGCATTTATTTTCAGtatgtatttattatataaCAATACTTTAGTGTATAGAATCTAACTAATCAATTTACTTCGATCAAAATAATGCAATCTGATCAGTGATTTACAAGTAGACTAtagtttaaattaattaaagtatAACTGATAAATACTAGGTTTACTGCATTACAGGAAGTATTGCTTAAATAATTTATGTCTACCTAAAGTTAATCCTGTGTTTAATTCTCTTGATTAGACATTTTGATTCAAAGCTCAAATACTGTAAAATTAGAGAAAATAACAATCTGCGAAACTACCAAAAATATCCTATCGGTttaaatataataacaacaaattattaaatttcttgTATCTTACGGACTTCGCAATACTTTTTGAGTAAAATTTGAAATCATAGAGTAAGTGAAAAATCATTCTATAATCCAATGTTTAAAGAATTAAAGGATAATACGAATTCCCATGCTGCTTCAAAAGGTATAAAAAAGAAGAGTCAGGCGTAAATCTTAACTGGACATATGATTGATTGATTCTTTTTTTCCTGTCGTATTATTAGGTCTCATAATGTAAAATTTGTCATCATCTCCCAGAATCAATAAAACATAGACGGTTTCAAAATATTGATGAACCAGTCCAAAATTCGATTAACAGGTACGACTAGTGGCTGGACCTCTACCCATACCATTGCCACGAGATTACAGCGGGCTAATGCAATTAGAAGGTGCGACAAGAGGTCCCATAGTCCTAGGCTGCGCAGTGCCACTGTTACCCGAGAGACCTTTACCAAATTCCACTATCCCAGAACTCCTTGAACTGGTTGCCACAGGACCAACAGCGCCTCGAGTAAAAAGGGCGCGGTTAGGTTGTCCCTCTGAAGCACGGCTGCTGGCGTCACCGAAAATGCAACGATTACTTTCAGCTTGCAGGTAGAGGAATACATAAATTCGATTCTGAAAATGTACTTAACCCATGCGTATCACCAAACTGacctatatgtatattatttcaTACTACAAATGCAATAAAGTTCTGAAACACTTTCTTGATGAAACGTCCCAACTTAAATATTTCAGTTTTAAACAACCTACATGTTCAAAATACTGTTTAAATAATGCGTACTTAATTGCTAGTTTTCtacaaaaatttcattttcaaaGTAAAATAACGAATTGCATTTACAAGGTTTCAAACTGTTTAATTTCTCTGATCAAAGACTTTAAACTAATGTCATAAAAAGTCATAATTAGACTAATTTACTGatattgtgttgaatattatggAATTCCGTTAAAATTGCATAAGCAATTATTCTGTAACTACCTTCTTACCTTACGTATACGATAAGTATTTCCAACTCACTTAACGACTGTTCACCTTCATTTCCATTTTAGAAGAGCTCTGGATCAGAGGGCAACGGAGCCTCGTGTTGCGCCACCAAAACCGCCCACTCCAACTGGGCAGACAAAGGAACTACATTTAAAAGAGATTAAATCCAAAACAGAAGCGAAACCAATCCTTCAAAGTCTAAAAGAAGGGTTAGAGCATATCAAGAAGACAACTATCAGGGATCGCAGTAACAGTCGAACCAGCAGTACCAACCATAGCTTCCTCGACAAGATTTCGAGGATAGCTCAGGGTGGCAAAAGCAGGAATCCAGCCAAAAAGTCAGCTTCGTTCACATTTGCTGTTCGTCCAGAAATTGGCATGAGGTCCGAGAGATACGCGAGTCTGGAATCGGAGACGAATTTGTTGCAAGCATCTCCTTCTTCTAGGCAACAGGTTCAACGATCGGTTTCAACTAGTGTGCTAGAAGTGCAGACTCAGCAAGACCCAGACCCACCTTATTCTAAGGTCAGAGACAGCCTAACACCGTTGCCATCAACACCACCATTGAAAACGGAGGAAATCTATGCCGAAATTTGTGAGCCGACGAATGTTAGTTCATTTGAAGACAAACCACCACCTCAGAGCAAAAATGGCACTAGAGAGAAAGACAGGGGCTATGTGAAGTTGGCATTGTCACACTCTGAAATTCCTAACACGACCAGTGGTGAAGATGAAGAAGGAATTTATAATACTGTTTGCTGATCATAGTCTGTAGTTGACCAAGTGGGACTTGCTGTATTTTATAGCAAGGTGATATGAGACAAACGAAAACTAATGGAAAATTGTAAAGAAATGAATTTAGGAAATTTAATACAGAAGAATGAAGAGAGAAATACAAGAATAAACTACCCTACGATAGGTCTCCAAAAGGTTGCTATAAATTCCTCAAAATGTTGCAATTTTTTACTTTCGTATATTTAATGATCACTATAaaacaaatttaaattttaactaaatttatagtttatgataattactttcaaaatACAGCTGGAAGAATATGTAAATGTTACATGCGTTCCTCAAGATTACGACACAAACCAAATATTGCAAAATTCCTATAAATGAATAAACAAATGAATTAGATTATTTAAGGTTTGTTACTTACTATTCTGGTACATACATAATCCAAAAATTAACAAACTAATTTTTGAAACATTCTAGAGTACAGACTACACGTACTaaagtatattttaaattaaagattCAGCTTATTCGAAACAATTTTCGCGTTATTTTGAATAATGCAGATTGGCACTCAATAAGATATTCTTGTGGTCACGTGGTTAATTATGAATTATCGTCATTGGATTCGCCAACATCATTGAGCACAAGCGTGTAAATGCATCGAGGAGAGTCCTCGTGGGTTCATTGAAGGAAATAACGCACGACTTCCTGGGTCGAACTGAAGAACCGTTCAGGTAGAAACGGCGCACCAGTGGAATTTACAACGCCATTCGCCCGAGAAATTATTCTCCCTACTCTTTCTCTCCTTTTTTTCCAACCAGAGAGCGGCGGCGTCCTTCACGGGGAACCGGGCGGAAGATTTACAAGGCTGTTGACCGAGGAAAATGATCGCGTAATTACGGTCTCGTGCGTATACAGAGGATGTAGCGGACCTCTACGGGATGTCGAGCGACTTCCGGTACCCCAAGAATCTGTGCTGTGACTGCTCGATATTATTAGAATCAACCGACGACGGCTTATGTGTGATGCACGATACAAAGTTCGTTGGTTTGCTAGAAATAggacacattggaaaaactaatgCTCCAAAGAATTAATTCATTCTTGTATGGATTCTGTATAGATCTACGATTTATTCAGATATCGTCGGTCTTCTGAAAAAAATATCTTAATCCTAAAAAAAGGATAGCATGTTCACCATTTTGTAAATTTTCTCGTAGATTTAATACAGCTACTAATGCAATGTTTAGACATTTTGTACatttgttaatattttcatactGTGTATCGATTATGCGCGTTTGTAAGGAAAGATTTATAATTTTATCACTGTATAGTTACTATTATAAATacatacatttttaaatattttaagagtAATTCAACTATTATTACCGCCTTTAAAGTCACTGAAAACACTAGTTTATATTTGGCCATCCCAAATAAAAGACGTTTAGTGAGTGAAAGTTGtttgattttcaaatttcattttttttattaggAAATTATGGTGGAAGGGTATACAAATTTATTTAGAGTATTCaagatttccaagtttattattttgtaatattttgtaTACGTTTTTACTACCAGAAAAGACATCAATAGATTAGTGTTTAATCACTACACTACGGATATTTATGCTAATGCATATTTTTATAGAAAACTGGTAAAGCAATGAGACTTGAACAAAAATGTTTTATAattcaaaaattctaaaaatatgttttttattttgcactttttgCATAATGCATACATTTTACATATTTAGGTTTAGAAACGTATGCAGTAGTATATTGCATACGTTATTTACGTGCATATGCACATATCGTATTCATATGAAACACCTATTTCGTTAAATTTAGTCTATCAgtaaattattgcaatcagtaagtTTATTGCAATTCGAACTACAACAAATCATACAATTCTATCATAAATTTCGTTATTTAATTCTTGATACTGAAATAAATATAATGTAAGCGAACTCTAAAATTACTCTATTAAATTTCAATATTGTAAAAGAAAATCCAAGAACTGAATgcaaaattcaaatttcaaagttGCAACAAATTCGAATTATATACTATAATATATGAACAGCAAATGAATAATTTATATCAACGTAGTTCTAAGGCGAATGTCGACATTCCAGACTTCGCTTTAATTATTAGGAAAACTAATTTGGATCGCAACAAACCCTTCTACAAAATGTGAGATCAATTTATTATAGTTCTTGAGAAATTATCAATAAAAATTAATGCATTTTTAATACTGTGACACATGACAGAGTCAAAAGAAGattacttttattttacttttttctGTTTGAAACAAGAAAACTACATTTAAGAACATTACCGAAATTGACATGAAATTGTATCTAAATGTCCTCATAATAACGGTCCTCATTGTTCTGTCGTAATTGTTAATAGAAAAAGAGATTTACGGAAAAATTTGTCAAAAGTCTTGCAGAGTAGCCACCTTCAATTATTTACACTAAACTATGCTATTTTTGTCTTGCTATAATTTATGTCAATATTtaacttttttaaatatatctaaataatgttaaaaagtgttattataatttatacattatcATACCACTTTTATATTTGTTGTTTATTAACAGACTCTGATTTGACATAGTTGATTAAGAATTAGTTTAGAACGTTTGATTAAGCATTATTTACTGATTATCGATTTAGCGAGTACTATCAAATTTAGCTCAACATCTTTTAAGTCAGGTTTGTTCAGCTTTTAACTCATTCACTGCCAGGCAAAAGAGGGGTTTGCCCGGGACGCCAAGAGTTTATTTTAAAGAAAACGTGAAATTTCACAAAATTTAATACTAGTTAGTTTCAGATATAGTACTAAAACGGTACCTACAGTAAGTTGAAAATGAAAAAACACTACGAGATATCTTGTAGCAGGCGTCACCGAATAAAATTCATGTACTGAGTGTCGCTTACGAGAT
The sequence above is a segment of the Calliopsis andreniformis isolate RMS-2024a chromosome 3, iyCalAndr_principal, whole genome shotgun sequence genome. Coding sequences within it:
- the LOC143188845 gene encoding uncharacterized protein LOC143188845, which encodes MERKPCRSSLSIAKSVNETVKARSYVTMSSSGEFSTLSSGEAIGTGDDSLPSSREATAEAANSGGGFMPLREFLDRFSLPRVVRVEGAGGRPILLYKQQQRSLRVTATLLMHRYRHDVKVGPEIVIPEGYPGWFSVVSNNSSSGSARVYRRVGALVRAGVPAFLLAKPLRAYTLTHSKMENGNLRAHYTKTVVRAGEVLRLAAVFQDTRRVPVSSGISSVVSGVPESKSSRTSERDQYAQCLDSHGHELFAPLSTRGEFYATCQSGSLDTGSDAVLYRVHQLARRDLPLRVRLVAGPLPIPLPRDYSGLMQLEGATRGPIVLGCAVPLLPERPLPNSTIPELLELVATGPTAPRVKRARLGCPSEARLLASPKMQRLLSACRRALDQRATEPRVAPPKPPTPTGQTKELHLKEIKSKTEAKPILQSLKEGLEHIKKTTIRDRSNSRTSSTNHSFLDKISRIAQGGKSRNPAKKSASFTFAVRPEIGMRSERYASLESETNLLQASPSSRQQVQRSVSTSVLEVQTQQDPDPPYSKVRDSLTPLPSTPPLKTEEIYAEICEPTNVSSFEDKPPPQSKNGTREKDRGYVKLALSHSEIPNTTSGEDEEGIYNTVC